In Populus nigra chromosome 1, ddPopNigr1.1, whole genome shotgun sequence, one genomic interval encodes:
- the LOC133705360 gene encoding zinc finger CCCH domain-containing protein 41-like, which produces MELKVSPLKTGGLSPAECISDPEEKEVSDEEDDDRNHKHRRRETRSQSLERDSLEPVSTRPYRKHNKHFENGHPFRENESQARETWKNYNSVSLEKDFATKYERIRPDLMSLPRMPVDLNQRIRLNQTFSGDPGPSRGRGRESGSWSQRDSRFSSVGIASQMAHLGPSLFAGRGLANVSNVQSASWNAFGLMPRMSNGGLDTLHPIGLQGTLRPAVNSSLNMGIPHQRCRDFEERGFCLRGDMCPLEHGVNRIVVEDVQSLSQFNLPVSLPRAQLPGTTSGLGAVPTVGAPPATLMNSKGMHGKSNKPGIVDDGLGLNSAYTGSVSVSGGDLYDPDQPLWNDNGPETSSTLLAPHSPKFDETESMISVDPSDHNHARLHDGADNECPIRSTGIAVGFQGMNSSVWGRIGALNNRLDVKEKIDSTVSMSSYKESESKEDQGALDNVHGTSRQGKRTNFDDCGTKTMDSPAKIHSDTMRLTRKPSQKALRTLFVNGIPHKSNKRDALLSHFQKFGEVIDIYIPLNSERAFIQFSKREEAEAALRAPDAVMGNRFIRLWWANRDSIPDDATSRGVPATSGLPHLSIGNSGKDNLQLAISKTTVVPTSDTSMPATDHPKVDITNGPEVSPPMQKKLENLEQLKEELRKKQELLDQKRNDFRRQLHKLEKQATGVKGEVATEPASKRQKTGIASDVAKATTTRSADPGAGVASPHGGIVDKNKRMENIVSSSTKTSTVMALQESAGSKQSIHPLAPVGPPFLMNKYKLDNRPTAFKIISPLPAGLANVAALKELFSSYGYLSSVELEDEPGDYNGDGNGDGSDTVKSCSARVTFATRRSAERAFLNGKCWQGKNLKFEWLMSSTSSVGENSSAPKCLVHADVEPVKKLAHLDSQEVSASGNGEPENPERNNGTGPTELDKASQCCSASISGEVESPKCEPSPKSVSPEKESTKTDPSQTAMSEKETPEGIFCLTMG; this is translated from the exons ATGGAGCTGAAAGTTTCGCCACTAAAGACAGGTGGTCTTTCTCCTGCTGAATGCATTAGTGATCCCGAGGAGAAGGAAGTCAGTGATGAGGAAGATGATGATCGCAACCATAAGCATCGTAGACGAGAGACGCGTTCTCAATCTTTGGAGAGAGATTCTCTGGAACCAGTTTCTACAAGGCCATACAGGAAGCATaacaaacactttgaaaatGGGCATCCTTTCCGGGAAAATGAATCTCAAGCTCGTGAAACCTGGAAAAATTATAACTCTGTTTCTCTTGAGAAGGACTTTGCCACAAAGTATGAAAGAATACGACCTGACCTAATGTCATTACCCCGAATGCCTGTGGATTTGAATCAAAGAATCCGGTTAAACCAAACATTTTCTGGAGATCCTGGTCCTAGCAGGGGAAGAGGAAGGGAGTCTGGTTCTTGGAGCCAACGTGATTCTAGGTTCAGCTCAGTAGGCATTGCTTCTCAAATGGCTCACCTGGGGCCAAGCCTCTTTGCCGGGAGGGGGTTAGCAAATGTTTCAAATGTGCAGAGTGCATCCTGGAATGCTTTTGGTTTAATGCCAAGAATGTCAAATGGTGGCCTGGATACACTCCATCCCATTGGGTTGCAAGGAACACTCAGACCAGCAGTAAATTCTTCATTGAACATGGGCATTCCTCACCAGAGGTGTAGAGATTTTGAGGAGCGtggattttgtttaagaggGGACATGTGTCCATTGGAGCATGGTGTCAATCGCATCGTGGTTGAAGATGTTCAG AGCCTTTCACAGTTTAATCTCCCTGTTTCACTTCCACGTGCCCAACTACCTGGAACAACTTCTGGACTGGGGGCTGTGCCAACAGTTGGTGCCCCTCCAGCCACATTGATGAATAGCAAAGGAATGCATGGAAAAAGTAACAAGCCTGGAATAGTTGATGATGGCTTGGGTCTGAACAGTGCGTATACTGGTTCTGTTAGTGTGAGTGGAGGAGACTTGTATGACCCAGATCAGCCCCTGTGGAATGACAATGGTCCCGAAACTTCTAGTACACTCTTAGCACCACATTCACCTAAATTTGATGAAACTGAATCCATGATAAGTGTGGATCCTTCTGATCACAATCATGCCAGGTTACATGATGGTGCTGATAATGAATGCCCAATTAGAAGCACTGGGATTGCTGTGGGTTTTCAAGGCATGAATTCTTCTGTTTGGGGTAGAATTGGGGCTTTGAACAATAGATTAGATGTGAAAGAGAAAATCGATTCCACAGTAAGTATGTCAAGTTATAAGGAGAGTGAATCCAAGGAAGATCAGGGCGCATTAGACAATGTTCATGGTACTTCCCGTCAAGGAAAGCGCACTAATTTTGATGATTGTGGCACAAAAACCATGGATTCACCTGCCAAGATACATAGCGATACCATGCGTCTCACGCGGAAACCATCTCAAAAGGCACTGCGAACACTATTTGTGAATGGCATTCCGCATAAAAGCAACAAAAGAGATGCTCTACTTTCTCATTTTCAAAAATTTGGAGAGGTAATTGACATTTATATTCCATTGAACAGTGAGCGAGCATTTATTCAGTTTTCCAAAAGGGAAGAGGCAGAAGCTGCTCTAAGGGCACCTGATGCTGTAATGGGCAATCGTTTTATCAGACTGTGGTGGGCTAATCGTGATAGCATACCTGATGATGCTACTTCCCGGGGTGTTCCTGCTACTTCAGGTCTACCCCACCTGTCTATTGGTAACAGTGGAAAGGATAATCTTCAGTTGGCTATTTCAAAAACTACTGTAGTCCCTACCTCTGATACTTCCATGCCCGCCACTGACCACCCTAAGGTCGACATCACAAATGGTCCAGAGGTTTCTCCTCCTATGCAGAAGAAGCTAGAGAATTTAGAACAATTGAAGGAGGAACTTCGCAAGAAACAGGAGCTGCTGGATCAGAAGCGAAATGACTTTCGGCGTCAGTTGCACAAACTTGAGAAACAA GCTACAGGAGTCAAGGGTGAGGTAGCAACGGAGCCTGCTTCTAAGAGACAAAAAACTGGAATAGCATCTGATGTTGCCAAAGCTACTACTACGAGGTCTGCTGATCCAGGTGCCGGTGTCGCATCACCACATGGTGGGATAGTGGATAAGAACAAAAGAATGGAGAATATTGTGTCTTCTAGTACCAAAACAAGTACAGTGATGGCTCTGCAGGAGTCTGCTGGCTCAAAGCAATCAATTCATCCATTAGCACCTGTTGGGCCTCCTTTTTTGATGAATAAATACAAGTTGGACAACCGACCCACAgcgtttaaaattatttcaccTTTACCAGCTGGTTTGGCAAAt GTTGCTGCTTTGAAGGAACTCTTCTCATCATATGGTTATCTTTCTTCCGTGGAACTAGAAGATGAGCCTGGTGATTATAATGGTGATGGCAATGGTGATGGATCAGATACAGTAAAAAGTTGTTCAGCTCGTGTGACTTTCGCAACTCGCCGATCCGCTGAGAGAGCATTCCTTAACGGTAAATGTTGGCAAGGCAAGAATTTGAAGTTTGAGTGGCTGATGTCTAGCACTTCTAGCGTTGGAGAAAATTCATCTGCTCCCAAGTGTCTTGTACATGCTGATGTCGAGCCTGTTAAAAAACTAGCTCATTTGGATTCCCAGGAAGTTTCTGCATCAGGAAATGGAGAACCTGAAAACCCAGAGAGAAATAATGGTACTGGCCCAACAGAGTTGGATAAAGCTTCGCAGTGCTGTTCAGCCTCAATTTCAGGTGAGGTAGAGTCACCAAAATGTGAGCCTAGTCCAAAGTCAGTATCTCCTGAGAAAGAGTCGACAAAAACGGACCCTAGTCAAACTGCAATGTCAGAGAAAGAGACCCCCGAAGGCATTTTCTGTTTGACGATGGGTTGA